One genomic region from Nymphaea colorata isolate Beijing-Zhang1983 chromosome 12, ASM883128v2, whole genome shotgun sequence encodes:
- the LOC116265786 gene encoding dnaJ protein homolog 2-like: MFGRAPKKSDNTRYYEILGVPKSASQDELKKAYRKAAIKNHPDKGGDPEKFKELAQAYEVLSDSEKREIYDQYGEDALKEGMGGGGGSFHNPFEIFESFFGGGFGGGSSRGRRQKRGEDVVHTLKVSLEDLYNGTSKKLSLSRNVLCPKCKGKGSKSGASGRCSGCQGSGMKVSIRQLGPGMIQQMQHMCPECRGSGEVISEKDRCGQCKGEKVVQEKKVLEVHVDKGMQHGQKIVFQGDADEAPDTITGDIVFVLQLKDHSKFKRKHDDLYVEHSLSLTEALCGFQFALTHLDGRQLLIKSNPGEIVKPGQYKAINDEGMPHHQRPFMRGKLYIHFNVDFPETLSPDQCRNLEKILPPRPGNQLTDMELDECEETTLHDVNIEEEMRRKQQQQQQEAYDEDDEASGPRVQCAQQ; encoded by the exons ATGTTCGGGCGTGCACCAAAGAAGAGCGACAACACCAGATATTATGAGATCCTTGGCGTTCCCAAAAGTGCAAGCCAGGATGAGCTTAAGAAGGCCTATAGGAAGGCCGCTATAAAGAATCACCCAGATAAAGGTGGAGACCCTGAGAAG TTCAAGGAGTTGGCTCAGGCATATGAAGTCCTCAGTGATTCTGAGAAGAGGGAAATCTACGATCAGTATGGAGAAGACGCACTCAAAGAAGGAATGGGAGGAGGAGGTGGCTCTTTCCATAACCCCTTTGAAATATTTGAGTCATTCTTTGGTGGAGGCTTTGGTG GTGGTAGTTCAAGAGGAAGGAGGCAAAAACGTGGTGAAGACGTTGTGCACACTTTGAAGGTCTCTCTTGAAGACTTGTATAATGGAACTTCTAAGAAGCTTTCCTTGTCAAGAAATGTACTATGTCCAAAATGTAAAGG AAAGGGCTCAAAGAGTGGTGCATCAGGGAGATGTTCTGGGTGCCAGGGCTCTGGGATGAAGGTCTCCATTAGACAGCTGGGACCAGGCATGATTCAACAGATGCAGCATATGTGTCCTGAGTGCAGAGGCTCAG GAGAAGTTATAAGTGAGAAAGACAGGTGTGGGCAATGCAAAGGAGAGAAAGTTGTTCAGGAGAAGAAGGTTTTGGAGGTGCATGTTGATAAAGGAATGCAACATGGTCAGAAAATTGTATTCCAGGGTGATGCCGATGAAGCT CCTGACACCATCACTGGAGACATCGTATTTGTCTTGCAACTGAAGGATCACTCTAAGTTTAAAAGGAAGCATGATGATCTGTATGTGGAACACTCTCTCAGCTTGACAGAGGCCCTTTGTGGATTTCAGTTTGCTCTCACTCATCTTGATGGGAGGCAATTGCTTATTAAATCAAACCCAGGAGAGATTGTCAAACCTG GTCAATATAAAGCCATCAATGATGAGGGGATGCCCCACCATCAGAGGCCATTCATGAGGGGCAAGTTGTACATCCACTTTAATGTCGACTTCCCGGAGACACTTTCTCCTGACCAGTGCCGGAATCTAGAGAAGATTCTTCCACCAAGGCCAGGCAACCAGCTGACAGACATGGAGTTAGATGAGTGTGAAGAGACCACATTGCATGATGTCAACATTGAggaggagatgagaagaaagcagcagcagcagcaacaagaagcgtatgatgaagatgatgaggcATCTGGTCCACGTGTCCAATGTGCACAGCAGTGA